One Oryza sativa Japonica Group chromosome 8, ASM3414082v1 DNA window includes the following coding sequences:
- the LOC4344496 gene encoding peroxidase 47 precursor, with protein sequence MMKKLVRLLIMVEVVAMAAAPRRAAALSMDYYGMSCPFAEMVVRSVVSQALMGDPSLAASLLRLHFHDCFVQGCDASVLLDSTPDNTAEKDALANKSLRGFEVIDRIKDALESRCPGVVSCADVLALAARDAVIMAGGPYYGVATGRRDGTRSSAADTVALPPPFLNATALIQLFGTHGFTAQDMVALSGGHTLGRAHCANFKNRVATEAATLDAALASSLGSTCAAGGDAATATFDRTSNVFDGVYFRELQQRRGLLTSDQTLFESPETKRLVNMFAMNQAYFFYAFQQGMLKMGQLDLKEGDAGEVRTSCRVVN encoded by the coding sequence ATGATGAAGAAGCTGGTGAGGTTGCTGAtcatggtggaggtggtggccatggcggcggcgccgcggcgagcggcggcgctgaGCATGGACTACTACGGGATGAGCTGCCCGTTCGCGGAGATGGTGGTGAGGAGCGTGGTGAGCCAGGCGCTGATGGGCGACCCGTCGCTCGCCGccagcctcctccgcctccacttcCATGACTGCTTCGTCCAGGGCTGCGACGCCTCCGTCCTCCTCGACTCCACCCCGGACAACACCGCCGAGAAGGACGCGCTCGCCAACAAGAGCCTCCGCGGCTTCGAGGTCATCGACCGCATCAAGGACGCCCTCGAGTCGCGGTGCCCCGGcgtcgtctcctgcgccgacgtcctcgccctcgccgcgcgcGACGCCGTCATCATGGCGGGGGGCCCGTACTACGGCGTGGCGACGGGGAGGAGGGACGGGACGCGGTCTAGCGCGGCCGACAcggtggcgctgccgccgccgttcttgAACGCGACGGCGCTGATCCAGCTGTTCGGGACGCACGGGTTCACCGCGCAGGACATGGTGGCGCTGTCGGGGGGGCACACGCTGGGGCGGGCGCACTGCGCCAACTTCAAGAACCGggtggcgacggaggcggcgacgctggacGCGGCGCTGGCGTCGTCGCTGGGCAGCACGTGCGCCGCCGGCGGGgacgccgcgacggcgacgttCGACCGGACGAGCAACGTGTTCGACGGGGTCTACTTCCGCGAGCTGCAGCAGCGGCGGGGCCTGCTGACCTCCGACCAGACGCTGTTCGAGTCGCCGGAGACGAAGCGGCTGGTGAACATGTTCGCCATGAACCAGGCATACTTCTTCTACGCGTTCCAGCAGGGGATGCTCAAGATGGGGCAGCTCGACCTCAAGgagggcgacgccggcgaggtcaGGACATCTTGCAGGGTCGTCAACTGA
- the LOC4344497 gene encoding fructokinase-2: MAPLGDGAAAAAAAEPNLVVSFGEMLIDFVPDVAGVSLAESGGFVKAPGGAPANVACAISKLGGSSAFVGKFGDDEFGHMLVDILKKNGVNAEGCLFDEHARTALAFVTLKSNGEREFMFYRNPSADMLLTEAELNLDLIRRAKIFHYGSISLITEPCRSAHVAAMRAAKSAGILCSYDPNVRLPLWPSEDAARAGILSIWKEADFIKVSDDEVAFLTQGDANDEKNVLSLWFDGLKLLIVTDGEKGCRYFTKDFKGSVPGFSVNTVDTTGAGDAFVGSLLVNVAKDDSIFHNEEKLREALKFSNACGAICTTKKGAIPALPTVAVAQELISKAAN, from the exons ATGGCTCCTCTCGGtgacggagcggcggcggcggcggcggcggagcccaaCCTGGTGGTGTCGTTCGGGGAGATGCTGATCGACTTCGTCCccgacgtcgccggcgtctcGCTGGCCGAGTCCGGCGGCTTCGTCAAGGCTCCCGGCGGCGCCCCCGCCAACGTCGCCTGCGCCATCTCCAAGCTCGGTGGCTCCTCCGCCTTCGTCGGCAAG TTTGGTGATGATGAGTTCGGGCACATGCTGGTGGACATCCTGAAGAAGAACGGGGTGAACGCGGAGGGGTGCCTGTTCGACGAGCACGCGCGCACGGCGCTGGCGTTCGTGACCTTGAAAAGCAACGGCGAGCGCGAGTTCATGTTCTACCGGAACCCGAGCGCCGACATGCTCCTGACGGAGGCGGAGCTCAACCTGGACCTGATCCGGCGCGCCAAGATCTTCCACTACGGCTCCATCTCCCTCATCACCGAGCCGTGCCGctccgcccacgtcgccgccatgCGCGCCGCCAAGTCGGCCGGCATCCTCTGCTCCTACGACCCCAACGTCCGCCTCCCGCTCTGGCCGTCCGAGgacgccgcccgcgccggcATCCTCTCCATCTGGAAGGAGGCCGACTTCATCAAGGTGAGCGACGACGAGGTCGCCTTCCTCACCCAGGGCGACGCCAACGACGAGAAGAACGTGCTCTCGCTCTGGTTCGACGGCCTCAAGCTCCTCATCGTCACCGACGGCGAGAAGGGATGCAGGTACTTCACCAAGGACTTCAAGGGCTCCGTCCCCGGCTTCTCCGTCAACACCGTCGacaccaccggcgccggcgacgccttcGTCGGCTCCCTCCTCGTCAACGTCGCCAAGGACGACTCCATCTTCCAC AACGAGGAGAAGCTGAGGGAGGCGCTCAAGTTCTCGAACGCGTGCGGAGCCATCTGCACCACCAAGAAGGGTGCCATCCCGGCGCtgcccaccgtcgccgtcgcgcagGAGCTCATCAGCAAGGCAGCCAACTAG